A DNA window from Candidatus Deferrimicrobiaceae bacterium contains the following coding sequences:
- a CDS encoding acyl-CoA dehydrogenase — protein sequence MTGWILLLLVVLAAVVLGVAPWRRRLFGPALMALYRRRLPPMSQTEKEAIDAGTVWWDAELFSGKPDWRRLLETPPPRLTPEEQAFLEDETEALCAMSSDWEIGQKYHDLPPRVWQFIKEKGFFGMIIPKQYGGKGFSAFAHAQVITKLASRCGDAAVTVMVPNSLGPAELLVHYGTDAQKEYYLPRLAQGLEIPCFALTGPTAGSDAASIPDSGVVCLGTWEGRETLGMRLSWNKRYITLGPVATLIGLAFRLSDPDHLLGEKEDLGITCALVPADAPGVEIGRRHMPLGAAFQNGPTRGRDVFLPLTQIIGGPAMAGHGWRMLMECLATGRAVSLPSTACGMGKLVVRATGAYARVRRQFKAPIGRFEGIEEPLARMGGNLYLMDAARVMTTGAIALGEKPSLVSAICKYHLTERERAVVTDAMDIQGGKAISQGPNNLLGTAYQHLPIGITVEGANILTRNLIIFGQGAIRCHPYVLKEMQAASGGDVAAFDAALFGHIRHVAVNKLRAFGMALTGSRLVSTPAGAATETARYYRDLTRLSAAFAWLADVSMLLLGGALKRRERISARLGDALSMLYLASATLKRYEDEGRQKDDLPLVDWAVQDALFRAADALHLVCANYPGRLFGTLLHFVIFPLGRHFAPPSDALGHEVSKRLIAPSAARDRLTAGMFLPKGEDEPLGLLEAALDATIEAEPIEARLHGARKAGTIRGEGEALTQAAVAAKVITASEGELLAHAARLRDAVIRVDDFPKDLGFGARAAGPEVIASGDIPIGKSGSLGAGVRWF from the coding sequence ATGACCGGTTGGATCCTGCTGTTGCTCGTCGTGCTCGCCGCTGTCGTGTTGGGCGTCGCACCCTGGCGCCGCCGCCTGTTCGGCCCCGCGCTCATGGCGCTCTATCGTCGCAGGCTTCCGCCGATGTCGCAGACCGAGAAGGAGGCGATCGACGCGGGCACCGTCTGGTGGGATGCGGAGCTGTTCTCCGGGAAGCCCGACTGGCGCCGGCTGCTCGAGACGCCGCCGCCCCGGCTGACGCCCGAGGAGCAGGCGTTTCTCGAGGACGAGACCGAGGCGCTTTGCGCGATGTCCAGCGACTGGGAGATCGGGCAAAAGTACCACGACCTGCCTCCGCGCGTCTGGCAGTTCATCAAGGAGAAGGGTTTCTTCGGGATGATCATCCCGAAGCAGTATGGTGGGAAGGGTTTTTCGGCGTTTGCGCACGCGCAGGTCATCACGAAGCTGGCGTCCCGGTGCGGGGATGCCGCGGTGACGGTCATGGTGCCGAACTCGCTCGGGCCAGCGGAGCTGCTGGTCCACTACGGGACCGACGCCCAGAAGGAATACTACCTGCCGCGGCTCGCGCAGGGGCTCGAGATCCCGTGCTTCGCGCTGACGGGGCCCACCGCCGGCTCGGACGCCGCTTCGATCCCCGATTCGGGCGTCGTCTGCCTGGGAACATGGGAGGGGCGCGAGACGCTCGGGATGCGGCTTTCCTGGAACAAGCGGTATATCACGCTCGGTCCGGTGGCTACGCTGATCGGGCTTGCCTTCCGGCTGTCCGACCCGGATCACCTGCTCGGGGAAAAGGAGGATCTCGGCATCACCTGCGCGCTGGTCCCGGCCGACGCCCCCGGCGTCGAGATCGGACGCCGCCACATGCCGCTCGGCGCGGCGTTCCAGAACGGCCCCACCCGAGGGCGCGACGTGTTCCTGCCGCTCACGCAGATCATCGGCGGGCCCGCCATGGCGGGCCACGGGTGGCGGATGCTCATGGAGTGCCTCGCCACGGGGCGCGCGGTCTCGCTGCCGTCCACCGCCTGCGGCATGGGCAAGCTCGTCGTGCGCGCGACGGGCGCCTACGCGCGGGTTCGCCGCCAGTTCAAGGCGCCGATCGGCCGCTTCGAGGGGATCGAGGAGCCGCTGGCGCGGATGGGCGGCAACCTCTATCTGATGGACGCGGCGCGGGTCATGACGACCGGCGCCATTGCCCTCGGCGAGAAGCCGTCGCTCGTCTCCGCCATCTGCAAATACCACCTCACCGAGCGCGAGCGCGCCGTGGTGACCGACGCCATGGACATCCAGGGCGGGAAGGCGATCAGCCAGGGGCCGAACAACCTGCTGGGCACGGCGTACCAGCACCTCCCGATCGGGATCACGGTCGAGGGGGCGAACATCCTGACGCGGAACCTCATTATCTTCGGGCAGGGCGCCATCCGCTGCCATCCGTACGTGCTCAAGGAGATGCAGGCCGCATCCGGCGGCGACGTCGCGGCGTTCGACGCCGCGCTCTTCGGACATATCCGTCACGTGGCGGTCAACAAGCTGCGCGCCTTCGGGATGGCGCTGACCGGGTCGCGCCTCGTTTCGACACCCGCGGGGGCGGCGACGGAGACGGCCCGGTATTATCGCGACCTCACGCGCCTGTCGGCCGCCTTCGCCTGGCTCGCCGACGTCTCGATGCTGCTGCTGGGCGGTGCGCTCAAGCGCCGGGAGCGGATCTCCGCGCGTCTGGGCGATGCGCTCTCGATGCTGTATCTCGCCTCCGCCACGCTCAAGCGATATGAGGACGAGGGGCGGCAGAAAGACGATCTCCCGCTCGTCGACTGGGCGGTGCAGGACGCGCTGTTCCGCGCGGCGGACGCGCTGCACCTCGTGTGTGCGAACTACCCGGGCCGTTTGTTCGGAACGCTGCTGCATTTCGTGATCTTCCCGCTGGGGCGCCACTTCGCCCCGCCGTCCGATGCGCTGGGGCACGAGGTGTCGAAGCGGCTGATCGCACCCTCGGCGGCGCGCGACCGGCTGACCGCCGGGATGTTCCTGCCGAAGGGGGAGGACGAGCCGCTCGGCCTGCTCGAGGCGGCGCTGGATGCGACGATCGAGGCGGAGCCGATCGAGGCCCGGCTGCATGGTGCCCGCAAGGCCGGCACGATCCGTGGGGAGGGCGAGGCGCTGACGCAGGCCGCCGTGGCCGCGAAGGTGATCACGGCGTCGGAAGGGGAGTTGCTGGCGCATGCGGCGCGGCTGCGAGACGCGGTGATCCGGGTCGACGACTTCCCTAAGGATCTGGGTTTCGGCGCGCGCGCGGCGGGGCCGGAGGTTATCGCTTCCGGAGACATCCCGATCGGGAAATCGGGCTCCCTGGGCGCGGGAGTGCGCTGGTTCTGA
- a CDS encoding recombinase family protein has product MEPGASATDDRRPVFQQMISEATLSPSPFDAIVVHSLSRFFRDSFEFMFYERRLRKSGVKVISITQQTSDDPAGEMARKMFSMFDEYQSKENGKHTLRGMQENARQGYFNGSQSRRSGTRHP; this is encoded by the coding sequence ATAGAACCGGGGGCGTCGGCCACGGACGACCGGCGTCCTGTCTTTCAACAGATGATCTCGGAGGCAACTCTTTCGCCTTCGCCATTCGATGCCATCGTGGTTCATTCCCTCTCGCGTTTTTTCCGTGATTCATTCGAGTTCATGTTTTACGAGCGCAGGCTTCGCAAGAGCGGGGTCAAGGTCATCTCCATCACGCAGCAGACGAGCGATGATCCCGCCGGCGAGATGGCCCGAAAGATGTTCTCGATGTTCGATGAGTACCAGAGCAAGGAAAACGGAAAGCATACGCTTCGCGGGATGCAGGAAAACGCGCGGCAGGGATACTTCAACGGATCACAAAGTCGACGAAGCGGTACTCGCCACCCTTAA